In Dama dama isolate Ldn47 chromosome 20, ASM3311817v1, whole genome shotgun sequence, a single window of DNA contains:
- the UFC1 gene encoding ubiquitin-fold modifier-conjugating enzyme 1, producing the protein MADEATRRVVSEIPVLKTNAGPRDRELWVQRLKEEYQSLIRYVENNKNADNDWFRLESNKEGTRWFGKCWYIHDLLKYEFDIEFDIPITYPTTAPEIAVPELDGKTAKMYRGGKICLTDHFKPLWARNVPKFGLAHLMALGLGPWLAVEIPDLIQKGVIQHKEKCSQ; encoded by the exons ATGGCGGACGAGGCCACCCGGCGTGTCGTGTCTGAGATCCCGGTGCTGAAGACCAACGCCGGACCTCGAGATCGGGAGTTGTGGGTGCAGAGACTCAAAGAGGAATATCAGTCTCTTATACGG TATGTGGAGAACAACAAGAATGCGGACAATGACTGGTTCCGACTGGAGTCCAACAAAGAAGGGACTCG GTGGTTTGGAAAATGCTGGTACATCCATGACCTCCTCAAATATGAGTTTGACATCGAGTTTGAT ATTCCTATCACATATCCCACTACAGCTCCAGAAATTGCAGTACCTGAACTAGATGGAAAAACAGCAAAGATGTACAG GGGTGGCAAAATATGCCTGACCGATCACTTTAAGCCTTTGTGGGCCAGGAATGTGCCTAAGTTTGGACTAGCTCATCTCATGGCTCTGGGG CTGGGACCATGGCTGGCAGTGGAAATCCCCGATCTGATTCAGAAGGGAGTGATTCAGCATAAAGAGAAATGCAGCCAATGA